The Juglans regia cultivar Chandler chromosome 1, Walnut 2.0, whole genome shotgun sequence nucleotide sequence AGACCCACCATCACCCGCCACCCACTCTTTCCCTCCTCATTCCCACCCAGACCACAAACCCCCGTCGCTACCATTGGACTCCTCATCCCCCTCTTCACTTTCCTCCGATCATTCCTACCACGGTCATGACCTCAATCACTCCTTCGCACCCGACCCAGATGCCCCACCGGCGGTCCCGGTGAATCGTTCGTCCCGGGCATACCCAGCGGCGGCGATTGCCAAGGTGGACCCTGGAGCACAAGACGGCTTCGTCAGCTTCGGAGAAGTTGAAGCAAACACTATTAGCCGTGATGGTGCTAATGGCGGTGGAGGTAACCGAAGGTTAAGACCAAATCTTTCGATACTGAGGAGGACGAGGTGGGACAACATGGTGAAGAAGGCGTTGTTGTCGTCAAGGATTTCTGGGTTTGTGCTTTGCTTGATCTCCTTTTCGGTTATGGCGGCCGACAAGGATCAGGGTTGGGCTATTGAGTCTTTCTACCGGTACAAGGAGTTAAGGTTAGTCCGCTTGCTTGTCAGCCAGTTACTCTCTCAGTCAATCTTAGGTTTCATTCAGTTAAAGTAGGACTCTATCCGTgagaaaaatctcataaaagGAAGCCTTTATTTCCAGGGCCTTTTTGGTTGTTTCCACAGCCATCTGAAGTAAAGCAGTCGAGGCACCTGACTCTGTCCCTCGAAATTCTATCTGAGCAACATGTATAGGGCCTATCCAGctgaaaaattagaaatttaagaagAAACAATTATTGTACTTTCCACAAAAAAAGGTGTTTAGGCTGTAGTTCCTTTAATCATATTTGGATTGGTGGTTAGCAGGCCTGGAAGtgtgattaaagtatttcaGACCATGTAATTATTATGGGTTTTGTAATGTCTGTCAAAtttatgagtatttttttttttttttggaatttgattGCAGGTACTGTATGGCTGTGAATGTGATAGGGTCTGCATATTCAGGGCTGCAAGCGTATGATCTTGTGAATTATATCACCACCGGGAAACACATAGTCTGGCACCCCCTCCGTCGTCACTTTGATTTCTCAATGGATCAGGCAAGTCTTTCTTTAGATTCAGTTATACCTAACATTGGCTCATGTTTTCTTGCACATGTTCTGGGGTTAGCCACTGGTATAGAcctctt carries:
- the LOC108992855 gene encoding CASP-like protein 4A1 isoform X1 — translated: MEKYKEADKDKESEAKNEPKNHAHSIEKTEPEPKPEQEKHIISDPPSPATHSFPPHSHPDHKPPSLPLDSSSPSSLSSDHSYHGHDLNHSFAPDPDAPPAVPVNRSSRAYPAAAIAKVDPGAQDGFVSFGEVEANTISRDGANGGGGNRRLRPNLSILRRTRWDNMVKKALLSSRISGFVLCLISFSVMAADKDQGWAIESFYRYKELRYCMAVNVIGSAYSGLQAYDLVNYITTGKHIVWHPLRRHFDFSMDQMLTYLLMSASSSAATRVYDWQSNWGKDKFPEMAGASVGLSFVASVAFALSSLISGYTLCKAS
- the LOC108992855 gene encoding CASP-like protein 4A1 isoform X2 — its product is MEKYKEADKDKESEAKNEPKNHAHSIEKTEPEPKPEQEKHIISDPPSPATHSFPPHSHPDHKPPSLPLDSSSPSSLSSDHSYHGHDLNHSFAPDPDAPPAVPVNRSSRAYPAAAIAKVDPGAQDGFVSFGEVEANTISRDGANGGGGNRRLRPNLSILRRTRWDNMVKKALLSSRISGFVLCLISFSVMAADKDQGWAIESFYRYKELRYCMAVNVIGSAYSGLQAYDLVNYITTGKHIVWHPLRRHFDFSMDQIDLLEES